The Enterococcus rotai genome includes a window with the following:
- a CDS encoding PRD domain-containing protein: protein MHIKKRINNNVVLAVDGELEVIVVGKGLGFQVYPNDPVDITLIQKVYLPTEKMSVKQMAVLLNEASFEEILLVEKIVKIGEAELGRTINPVILFSLLDHLLFAFKRHEENLKIRSPIEWEIKQFYPKEVEVGLQAISLIKEEKEIVLAESEAIFIAMHFVNYQFDQESMETTMDYMEAMGDITQLVRYYFQVELDETSINYQRFLNHLRYYLMRLNTQETMNPLDNEEIVLTVKKKYPKEFKCSLKISNYLEERYNKQATFDEQLYLTLHLVRLLHS, encoded by the coding sequence ATGCATATAAAAAAACGGATCAATAATAATGTGGTATTAGCGGTAGATGGAGAATTAGAGGTGATCGTTGTTGGTAAAGGCTTAGGCTTTCAGGTTTATCCTAATGATCCTGTAGATATAACGCTGATCCAGAAAGTCTATCTGCCTACTGAAAAAATGAGTGTTAAGCAAATGGCTGTTTTATTGAATGAAGCAAGTTTTGAAGAGATTTTATTGGTGGAGAAGATAGTTAAAATTGGTGAAGCTGAGCTAGGTAGAACAATCAATCCAGTTATTTTATTTAGTTTATTGGATCATCTATTATTTGCTTTTAAGCGGCATGAAGAAAACTTGAAAATTCGTAGTCCAATCGAATGGGAGATCAAACAATTTTATCCAAAAGAAGTTGAAGTTGGTTTGCAGGCAATCAGCTTAATAAAGGAAGAAAAAGAGATTGTTTTAGCCGAATCAGAAGCTATCTTTATTGCGATGCATTTTGTGAATTATCAATTTGATCAAGAGTCAATGGAGACAACCATGGATTATATGGAAGCGATGGGGGATATTACACAGCTCGTTCGGTACTACTTTCAAGTAGAGTTAGACGAAACTTCAATCAACTATCAGCGTTTCTTAAATCATTTACGTTACTATTTAATGCGTTTGAATACGCAAGAAACGATGAATCCACTTGATAATGAGGAAATCGTTTTGACTGTTAAAAAGAAATACCCAAAAGAATTCAAATGCAGTTTGAAAATTAGCAATTATTTAGAAGAACGCTACAATAAACAAGCTACCTTCGATGAACAGTTGTACTTAACCTTGCATTTGGTTCGCTTGTTGCATTCGTAA
- a CDS encoding fibronectin type III domain-containing protein produces the protein MKKNNHLIFICFIILTLFPFDWSYAIETSLTVEETSETTEMTEGTDTEQLSDSEELAAEESSVTQNSTTEETNSVEKEKITDNIDMNAISNEDETENVTQRVLKIASQDEDGFWLVDSAATLTEYLKDSQKLNFRLTNDINLGSTGYQLRDKMIIDGANHIITYNKGGTAASGFYANQANAVIEIRNTQFGNSDGSGAVGYYGIISGISAANMTFIFDSVDYYSTNGQMIYNIDGSVIMRGQNTIDQRGTSTYSQEWAEINYVEIQSGHTSIKHSGTTEAFIWSSGTSSANPHARTSQIVVREDAQLDVQTNGNVMYGSLSPSYVVEKNGVFNLDKVTLASTSSRNRFFAANLTQPVTFDFKENAQVNFKLPLPINLYTAKGGMTIGENADVSIDVETGSVFTTSSSSTFALTMNRVKQASFAGTSLGTLGLNGANGVNNLSFTSNYLQKIETFSNRISSAPEQEILKNASDLSVQGTNFTNIQGSIDPFNASELLALKNSQKIVFSEFIDVPDQLELYALEASDTSISLSGSSMNNGSPATEVKFFIFSDEEDANDLRNARQIVTLNSFDGQINTAVKSHYNVVVDGLNPNTLYWAQMMVINQAGESAFSDTELFATKPQLSNLTADVTTTTAFINGELASDTGKWTDYSNGEAAAIPGQQADFGAKYRQVTVEYSKNKDFPKNETSTQIADLSGDKNQKFSTKLKGLDGDVTYYVRVRVAGVYGEEVVLSMTPLTEFQTVTEVIKVEVPIEMAFQTKNSDLGTLNEGEVTSADYPIINKGNTPTKISITNLIKENTDANQLLLLDNLSGNSGQNELALQMLINNDQASPLFLTSDLASNPLSIGTLNANEQKNLTLRGKYFNPTKQAIFPSYKMTFKVEKNEE, from the coding sequence GTGAAAAAAAATAACCACTTGATATTTATCTGTTTTATCATTTTAACTCTTTTTCCATTTGATTGGTCCTACGCCATAGAAACCAGTCTAACAGTCGAAGAAACTTCAGAAACAACGGAGATGACTGAGGGAACAGATACTGAGCAACTGTCAGATTCTGAAGAACTAGCGGCAGAGGAATCGTCAGTTACGCAAAATTCTACTACTGAAGAGACAAATAGTGTAGAAAAAGAAAAAATAACAGATAATATCGATATGAATGCTATATCAAATGAAGATGAAACAGAAAATGTTACACAAAGAGTTTTGAAGATCGCTTCCCAAGATGAAGATGGCTTTTGGTTAGTGGACTCGGCTGCTACGTTGACTGAGTATCTGAAGGATAGTCAGAAACTAAACTTTCGTTTAACCAATGATATCAATTTGGGTTCAACTGGCTATCAGCTTAGAGACAAGATGATCATTGATGGTGCCAATCACATTATTACATATAATAAAGGCGGTACAGCTGCCAGTGGTTTTTATGCAAACCAAGCAAATGCTGTTATCGAGATTCGCAATACACAATTTGGTAATAGCGATGGATCAGGTGCAGTTGGGTATTACGGGATTATAAGTGGGATATCAGCAGCTAATATGACATTTATCTTTGATAGTGTCGATTACTATTCCACCAATGGTCAAATGATTTATAACATAGATGGATCAGTCATTATGCGAGGACAGAATACGATTGACCAAAGAGGTACGAGTACATATTCCCAGGAATGGGCAGAGATCAATTACGTAGAGATTCAAAGCGGTCATACATCAATCAAACACTCAGGTACAACAGAAGCTTTCATCTGGTCATCAGGCACCTCTTCAGCTAATCCACATGCAAGAACTTCTCAAATCGTAGTGAGAGAAGATGCACAGCTTGATGTACAAACGAATGGAAATGTGATGTATGGTTCCCTCTCACCAAGTTATGTTGTTGAAAAAAATGGTGTGTTCAATTTGGACAAAGTTACGCTAGCGTCAACAAGTTCAAGAAACCGATTTTTCGCCGCCAACCTAACTCAACCAGTTACTTTTGATTTTAAAGAAAATGCTCAAGTGAATTTTAAATTACCTTTACCGATTAACCTTTATACAGCTAAGGGAGGAATGACGATAGGAGAAAATGCTGACGTTTCAATAGATGTCGAAACTGGCAGTGTCTTCACGACGTCCTCATCTAGCACCTTTGCTCTCACTATGAATAGGGTAAAACAAGCTTCATTTGCAGGAACTAGTCTTGGAACTCTTGGACTAAATGGTGCGAATGGAGTAAATAATTTATCTTTTACAAGTAACTACTTACAAAAAATAGAAACATTCTCAAACAGAATAAGTAGCGCACCCGAACAAGAGATATTGAAGAATGCTTCAGATTTGAGTGTGCAAGGAACGAATTTTACGAATATACAAGGTTCTATTGACCCATTTAATGCATCAGAACTACTTGCTTTAAAAAATTCACAGAAAATTGTATTTAGTGAATTTATAGATGTTCCAGATCAATTAGAATTATATGCTCTTGAGGCATCGGATACTTCTATTTCGTTATCTGGAAGTTCGATGAATAATGGAAGTCCAGCAACTGAAGTAAAATTCTTCATTTTTTCTGATGAAGAGGATGCAAATGATTTGAGGAATGCAAGGCAAATTGTTACGTTAAATTCATTTGATGGTCAGATAAACACAGCAGTAAAGTCACATTACAATGTCGTAGTGGATGGTCTAAATCCAAACACACTCTATTGGGCTCAAATGATGGTGATCAATCAAGCTGGAGAAAGCGCGTTTTCTGATACTGAATTATTTGCTACAAAACCGCAATTGAGTAACCTCACAGCGGATGTCACAACGACTACTGCATTTATCAATGGTGAATTGGCAAGTGATACAGGGAAGTGGACGGACTATTCTAACGGGGAGGCCGCAGCAATACCTGGTCAACAGGCGGACTTTGGAGCCAAGTATCGACAAGTCACAGTGGAGTATAGCAAAAATAAAGATTTTCCAAAAAATGAAACAAGCACTCAAATTGCGGATCTTTCTGGAGATAAGAATCAAAAATTTAGTACGAAATTAAAAGGCCTTGATGGAGATGTTACGTATTATGTGCGTGTAAGAGTTGCAGGTGTTTACGGAGAAGAAGTCGTTTTATCAATGACACCTCTAACTGAATTTCAAACGGTAACGGAAGTCATCAAGGTGGAAGTACCGATTGAAATGGCTTTTCAGACAAAAAATAGTGATTTAGGTACTTTAAATGAAGGAGAAGTTACTTCAGCAGACTATCCAATTATCAATAAAGGAAACACACCTACTAAAATATCTATAACGAATCTGATCAAGGAAAATACAGACGCAAACCAATTGTTGTTACTAGATAACCTTTCTGGAAACTCAGGGCAAAATGAACTTGCTTTACAAATGCTGATCAATAATGACCAAGCATCCCCACTTTTTTTAACGAGTGATTTAGCAAGCAATCCTTTATCGATCGGTACATTGAATGCCAATGAACAAAAAAATCTGACGCTTAGAGGAAAGTATTTCAACCCAACGAAACAAGCGATCTTTCCATCGTATAAGATGACGTTTAAAGTTGAAAAAAATGAAGAATGA